A region of Arabidopsis thaliana chromosome 5, partial sequence DNA encodes the following proteins:
- a CDS encoding SAUR-like auxin-responsive protein family (SAUR-like auxin-responsive protein family; CONTAINS InterPro DOMAIN/s: Auxin responsive SAUR protein (InterPro:IPR003676); BEST Arabidopsis thaliana protein match is: SAUR-like auxin-responsive protein family (TAIR:AT1G72430.1); Has 120 Blast hits to 120 proteins in 13 species: Archae - 0; Bacteria - 0; Metazoa - 0; Fungi - 0; Plants - 120; Viruses - 0; Other Eukaryotes - 0 (source: NCBI BLink).), with the protein MAKGGNKLMKLKSVLKKLNSFNTKPNQPPAQTNHSRSSAVSAFPSEDLQTVYVGRTRRTYHVSSDVVSHPLFQQLAAVDGGCGSEDGSISVSCEVVLFEHLLWMLENADADESRPESVYELVEFYAC; encoded by the coding sequence ATGGCGAAAGGAGGAAACAAACTGATGAAGCTGAAATCAGTTTTGAAGAAACTCAATTCATTCAACACCAAGCCTAACCAGCCACCAGCTCAAACCAATCACAGCCGATCCTCCGCCGTGAGTGCGTTCCCCTCTGAAGACCTTCAAACTGTCTACGTAGGCCGAACACGGAGGACATACCACGTGAGCTCCGATGTCGTGAGCCACCCGCTCTTCCAGCAGCTAGCGGCGGTGGATGGTGGATGCGGCAGCGAGGACGGTTCCATCTCTGTGTCGTGCGAAGTTGTCTTGTTTGAGCATTTGCTTTGGATGTTGGAGAACGCCGACGCCGATGAGTCACGCCCCGAGTCGGTCTACGAACTTGTCGAGTTCTACGCTTGTTAA